The genomic region AGGTCAAAACAACTTGGCTCAAGGACAAACTACTTCAGTAGCAGACAACTGGTGCAAGAAAACATCACCTTCATAAACAGCTCAAAGCAAAACACTGACTGCTGGGAAGAATCGAGAGAAGCTGCACAAAACTGCAGCTTTCTGCTGAGAAtttggtgagctctgtgcaaaaaaatcccacttttcATTTCCACCTGATAACTGTCTTGGAGAAAgataaagcaaaaaagcagTGTGTGAAACAGTTCTGAAATACCCAGTGAAAACACAGGTGGCCAGGGGGGCTGCGAGGCCACAAGTGGGTTTAACATGAACTGTGCTCAGACATTACAGCCACGGTCAGCACCCAGCAGAAGCCACTTCTGGCTCAgttctctccctgctgccaggggtgACACCAGTGTCCTTGCCCTGGTTCTTCTTCCTTCAGAGGGACAGCTGCTGGAGTAGGGAATATGTTGAGACAGGTATTTAGTCCAACCCACTGAGGCAGCCACAAGGTACAAATATGAAATGGAGAGAACTCCAGAGTGGTTACAATCCATTATCCCAATGGGCATGGCATGGACAGGATCCCAAAAGTGATTACAATCCATCATCCCAATGGGCATGGCATGGACAGGATTCCCAGAGTGATGACAATCCATTATCCCAATGGGCATGGGATGGATGAGATTTCAACTGATTACAATCCATTATCTCTATGGGCACGGCCCAGACAGGATTCCCAGTGTGGTTACAATCCATTATCGCAATGGGCATGGCACAGACAGGATTCCCAGTGTGGTTACAATCCATTATCTCAATGGGCATGGTACGGACAAGATTCCCAGAGTGGTACAACCCCCTTAACTCAATGGGCATGGCACGGACAGGATCCCCAGAGTGGTACAACCCCTTACCTCGATGGGCATGGCACAGACAGGATTCCCAGCGTGGTACAACCCCCTTAACTCAATGGGCATGGCACGGACAGGATCCCCAGAGTGGTACAACCCCTTACCTCGATGGGCATGGCACAGACAGGATCCCCAGTGTGGTACAACCCCCTTAACTCAATGGGCATGGCACAGACAGGATCCCCAGCGTTGTACAACCCCTTACCTCGATGGGCATGGCACAGACAGGATCTCCAGCATGGTACAACCCCTTACCTCGATGGGCATGGCACAGACAGGATTCCCAGCGTGGTACAACCCCTTACCTCAATGGGCATGGCACAGACAGGATTCCCAGCGTGGTACAACCCCTTACCTCGATGGGCATGGCACAGACAGGATCCCCAGCGTGGTACAACCCCTTACCTCGATGGGCATGGCACAGACAGGATTCCCAGCGTGGTACAACCCCCTTACCTCGATGGGCATGGCACAGACAGGATTCCCAGTGTGGTTACAATCCATTATCTCAATGGGCATGGCACAGACAGGATCCCCAGCGTGGTACAACCCCCTTAACTCGATGGGCATGGCACAGACAGGATCCCCAGCGTGGTACAACCCCTTACCTCGATGGGCATGGCACAGACAGGATCCCCAGCGTGGTACAACCCCTTACCTCGATGGGCATGGCGCTCTTGGCCAGCATCCTCTCGGTGTCCAGGATTTTGATGGAGGCGTCGGCCGAGCCCGTGGCTATCAGCTGCCCGTCCCTGCTGTAGGTGGCCACGCGGCAGGGTCCCTTGTGGGATGTCACGTAGCAGGTCTCGTACTCGGACGCCTCGGGGGACATGGTCTGCACGTCGGCGTCGAACTCCAGGTCGATGCCGGTGCCCGGCGCCACGGTGTCCGAGCGGCCGATGGCGTACTGCACGGCGCTGTCGTCGTTCTCCATGCCTGGGGACACACGGGGCGGCACTCAGCGCTGCCAGCCTGCTCCGCAGAGCCTGCCACGCCTCCAGGGAACGCCTGGGaaaggcagccctggggggacagctgagctggcacagcaggttGGGTCCCACAGCACTGGGGAGGAGTgagggacagctgggctggagccagaacagctccccaggagctctgggaataCCCCAGGGAGGATTGGGAAGGGCTAATCAAAGCTCTGGGAATATTCCCAGTGAGAATTGAGAAGGGCTGATCAATGCTCTGGGAATACCCCAGGGAGGATTGGGAAGAGCTGATCAATGCTCTGGGAATATTCCCAGTGAGGATTGGGAAGGGTTGATCAATGCTCTGGGAATATTCCCAGTGAGGATTGGGAAGGGCTGATCAAAGCTCTGGGAATATTCCCAGTGAGGATTGGGAAGGGCTGATCAATGCTCTGGGAATATTCCCAGTGAGGATTGGGAAGGGCTGATCAATGCTCTGGGAATATTCCCAGGGAGGATTGGGAAGGGCTGATCAATGCTCTGGGAATATTCCCAGTGAGGATTGGGAAGGGCTGATCAAAGCTCTGGGAATATTCCCAGTGAGGACTGGGAAGGGCTGATCAATGCTCTGGGAATACCCCAGGGAGGATTGGGAAGGGCTGATCAAAGCTCTGGGAATATTCCCAGTGAGGATTGGGAAGGGCTGATCAAAGCTCTGGGAATATTCCCAGTGAGGATTGGGAAGGGCTGATCAATGCTGTGGGAATATTCCCAGTGAGGATTGGGAAGGGCTGATCAATGCTGTGGGAATATTCCCAGTGAGGATTGGGAAGGGCTGATCAAAGCTCTGGGAATATTCCCAGTGAGGATTGGGAAGAGCTGATCAATGCTCTGGGAGTGCCCCAGTGAGGATTGGGAAGGGCTGATCAATGCTCTGGGAATATTCCCAGTGAGGATTGGGAAGGGCTGATCAATGCACTGACAATCAGTCACTGACCATGCACAGGCCTCTGGTTGGCTTTTCACAGAGGAGCAACAAGCCCCAACACTATTAAATGAGTTTTAAAGTATAAAACCCAATGCATTTACTGATTCTTCtgattcttttcctattttacTGCACTGAAGCCAAACTATCCCAGCACTGCAAGGGAAAAAACTTGCTGGTCTTCAAGCCCACTTCCCTATCTTTTATCTTTATTTCCAAGATGCAGCTACAGACCAGAGAGCTCAGCACTGGAGGTGGCAAGAGGGCAGACACAAGAGTTTTCAGCCCAGTGGTGAtctttttgctgctttcatCTGCTCATTTCAAGTCTAGAATTTGCATTTCAAACAGACACAAAGCTTCACAGATTTATATCCCCAGAACTCAGCTAGTTCAGGCAGCAGAACCAGTTGAGTTACACATGGTTCATGGCCAGAGCTCTTCCAGGACTTGGTCAGCTTGTTCCAAGAGCAGCTCAGGGGTTTCCCTGCACTCCCCACACTGTGGCACTTCCAGAGGGAAGCACAGGGAGAGAACAGGTGTCAGCCCTGCTGAGACCCCAGAGTGTGCAGCTGTTTCCTGGGGACTGATCCATAAAAGCCAGCAAAGATTGCCAATGGAAGGACTTGCTCCCTCTCCAGCACTGTCAGGAACTACCAGATtggaattatttctttctgaagtCAGCAGAACTGCGAGGGTGAGATCTTCCCTCAGATCTGGGGCTCAGTGATGCCATTCAGTGGGGTGTTTTGCCACTCCCCCAGAACCCTGAGTGTCCTTAGAGGAGTCCAAACAGATTTGGGCACAACTCTGGGTTCTGTTTTGTTGGTAATGAAACAGGAATGCCCTTCAAAACCCCACAGAGGCAAAGGCTGTACCCAGATGTATAAGTGCTGTGCTATCACCAGACACCACCTTTGCATCAAAGCTGTCTTTGCAGCGACACCAACCTCTTAATGCACTGGGGAATTATAAACTAGACTTTTATGTCAGCTTTTGATTCCAGCTTACCTAACTTAATTAGGTGCAGCAGTTGTTCAGAGGGTGCACACACAGACTGTGGTTTGATCTCATTTATCAAGCCATTGGCAATGTTGATGTATCCATCATAGAGCAGCTGGCTAATTATCAGTTTGTAAAGTTGCTGACGGTCTTTCAAACTGACTTTTGTCCTATACATTGTGAGCAGGGACTGCCTTGGGGGGGCCTGGAATGAAGAACAGAAATCACATACAAGAGAGCTGCATGAAACCACCAGAACCTTGGAACAAATCTCAGGGCAGGCATTAAATATTGCTGTGGTTTTAGTGGAAAGCAAAGATGGGGAGAGGAAAGCaaggggaaagaggaggaaaaaaggagagaaagaagaggaaagggtGCCGGGAGAAAGggtaggaaaagggaaaagggggaggaagaggcaggagaaaggagaggacGACAGGGGAGAACGGGAAAGAAgtgggggaagaaaagaggaagaaggagaaaatgaaggaaaatgagaggctaaagggggaggaaaaagaaggaaaggagggggggaaagagaaggaaagggggaggaaaaaccTGTTGCGCTTGTTTTCTGTGTAAATGCAAATCTGGGCCACAAACCGAGCCGGGCCGTGCTGAGCGGCAGAGGAGCCGGCAGCATGTGCCAAACGAGCCAGCCGGTGCCGCCGGCGGGCCCGGGCTCCGATGGATGGATGCACGGGGCGCGCAGGACAGCagcgcgccggccccgccgcccgccccgcgccctcCCCGCCCTCCCGGCGGCCGCGGTGGGGCCGCAGCCCCGCGCGGGCGGTGCCGGagccgcgggcgggcggcccCGGCGGTGCCGGTACGTACCGAGCCTTCCTTCTGCCGCCCGCGCTCTGCCCCTAAGATGGCGGCGGGAGCGCGGAGCGCAtcgagcggcggcggcggcagcggcgggggcggccgggccCGCAGGACGCTCCTCCGCGAAGGCTGCTGCATCGAGCGCCCGCACATCGATGGGAGGCGGCTCTTGGGGGGGGCGACACAACGGGGCGGCGTCACGTGAGCGCCACACCCCCCGCGTCATGAGGCGGGAGGCGGGAGCCCCCCGGGGAAGGGGGAGATCGCGGGGACCCCATCCCCAACCCCGCTCCGGGGGGCCCCATCCCCGACCCCGCTTTGGGGGTCCCGATCCCCGACCCCACTCCAGGGGGCCCGATCCCGCTCCAGAGGCCTCGATCCCCGATCCCGCTTCAGGGGTCCCGGGGGCCCCAATCCCTATTTCCACCCCGCCGCTGAGGAAACCGGAGTCCTTCTCGCCGTTCCCCCTTCCGGGCGTCTTGGGGGTCCCTGTCGCCATTTCTCCCCTTCCGGGAGCCCCTTCTCTCCATTCTGGCCCCTCCGGGGGTCCCGCTCCCCATTCTCCCTTCCAGGGATCCCGGGGGTTGCTCTCCCCATTCCTCCCCTTCCGGGTATCCCGAGGGTCCATCCCCGTTCCCCTTCCGGGGGCAGCGGGGCCTTGGCGGAGGCCGCAGAGCCGCGCTCGGGGCGGGATCGCGGGCGGGGGAGCGGCGCTAGCCCGGCCcccggcgggcgcggggggagCCCGGGGCTTCTTTTGTGTCGCAGCCGCAAAGCTCCGGAGCGCCGCTTCCGCCAGACCCCGGATCCCAAACACGGCGACGTGAACGGGCTGGGAATGAAGCAGCTGGCGCTGCTGCCCGGCGCTGCGGGCGGCCCGGCCCCGTCCCCAGCGCAAACCGTCCCCTCCCCGAGTGCTACTCACGTCAGCCTCGAGAAAGGGCAGCCGGAGCGGGCGCGGGTCGAGCAGCGGGGCTGCCATGCTCCCCATGCCCCGGGGCAGCTGTCGTCTGTCACACGCTGCAGCGACACGGCGACCCGACATCTTCTTTTTACCTATCCTGAACCACTTGTAAACACCAACACACACAACCAGGCTCTCCTTCGCTCTTGTTTTCAGCACCGCGGAGACAGTGAAAAGTTGCCTTGGATCGCAGTTCTTCGCAAGCCCCAAGCGCCGACTGGAGTTTCCGCGCTCCCCGGCGCCTCGCAGGGACCCGCGGGCTCCGGTCTAACAGCGCCTCACGCCGCGCTCGCTGCGCTACTCGCGGGCCGCGTTCGCTGACCGGCCGCTCTCCCGCTGTCCCGGCGTCTCCTCGGGAGCCGCGCGGGTCTGGGCGCTGCCGGGGGCTGCGGTGCGAGGGGTCCGCGCGTCGCtcaggccgggccgggcggtgCCTTCGCGCTTGGCGCTCGCCCTGCAGCGCTGGCGGCACGTGGCGCTGCCCGGGGCCGCTCGGCCGGGATGCACCGGGAGGCTCCGGCCCTGCTCGGCCCGTCCGGGGGGGCACCCACACAATGGCCCCGCTCGCGCTCGGCCCCACGCGCGGTGGCAGCAGCGCCGCTCCCCGGCCTCGCCCGGGGTTGGATGGGGGTGTCTCGGGGGGAGTCTGGCGGGAGCGGGACTGACCTGGCGGCGCTCCCGGGCGCGGACCGgagcggaggcggcggcggccacAGGTGGGAGCGCGGCGCGTTACGCGATTTGCGTAGCGGAAGCGGCGGCTCGGCCGGCGGGAAGTGCGCGGGCGGCGCGCGCCGGGGGGCGCGGCGCTACGCAAAGTGCGCAACGCGCCGCGCGGCGACAACGCCGGCGGAGGGGCGGGCGCAGCGCGTGCGCCCCTCGCGGCGCGGCGGAGCGCGCCCGGCAGCCAATGGGCGGGCGGGCCGCCCGCGGGAGGAGCCAATCAGCGTGCGCGGGCCGCGGGAGAGCGGCCAATGGCGGGCGGCGGGGGTTTAAAGGGGTATTTAAGGCGCGGCGGTTTGAATTCAAACAGCTCCGGCGGCCCTgaggcggcggctccgcggggaGCGTGGGTCGGGCAGGGGGCAGCGATACGGGACCGGTATCGATAGCGAGTGATAATCGATAAGGGACCCCAGATTTTCTGTGCTCCGCTCACCGAGCCCCGCTGTCTCCCTCTCGccctcagccagagctgcacGGGCCGCTCCCGCTCTGACGCTATGGACAGGAACGTGAAGGAGAACCATGCCGCGTACTCGGGCCGCGCTGCCAAGGTAAAGGTGTGAAATTCGCCGTTTCTCTGCCTCGTCCTGAGCAGTTTCCTCTGCTGCATCGTTGGTCCCGATGCCTGGGAGTTTGCCATTAAAGTTCTGGTCGGTTCAGGGAGTTGtggtttttagtttttaattttgcgTTTGTTTCTCTCTATCGCATATTAACTACAGGTTTCAAACTAGTAATTTATCTTTCAGTAGCTTTCTCCTAGAGAAAACAGCCTGGAGCTGACTTTTTAGATTACTGTTAATAGTAGCATATCTTACTAAATGGAGAAATCCTCTTTATAAGTATTTAAGAGCCCTTAAAGAGAAAGCAAGTGTGTATAATCAAATTACTTTAGATACAGTTCTTAAAAGCAAGCACTGTGCAAATGTTACTATTGATACACATGTGCAGCAGTGCTCAAGATCACCCTGATTATTGCATTTCTTCCATTTAGAAATACAGGCACTGTCTCACTATTTTAAATAAGACTAAATAGGCCTGTTAATTTTTTGGAGCAGCATAagcaaaatttccttttaattaacTACTCAATATGTGGTTTTTAGTGTTACTGTTAAAGTGCTTTTGTGTGGTTTTGCCAGCCTGAATGGGGCCATGAAagttctgctgtgctgctgcacaatTAACGCgttctcctttctctttgaaGGTCGCCAATCCCATCGGGGATGCCCCCAAACGTGTCCCTGCGTCTCAGCACTCAGCCCAGAGCCGCTCACTGACCAGTGGAGCTCCAGCTCGAGTCCTGTGTCCTGCAAACTTCTCCCAGCGAGTCCCCGTgctgccccaaaaacccccaaaagtgTCCAACAACCCAACACAGCAGCTCCGGCCCAAGCTGCCCCAGCAGGCCACTGTGAGACCTCAGGCTGCGAGCAAGAGCAGGGAAAaacctccccaggctgcagcacctggTAATTGTGAGGATGATTCCCGTGGGgtctcagctgtgctgctgatccAGGGACAGTCCTGGAGGGAATTTCCTGGTTGTGCCCCCAAACAGAAGAGCAGCACATGGATCACCTTAGTGTTCCTGCACCATCCTTGTGAATTTATCTCTGAATTAACCAATTAGAGCCAGTATGGTGTTTAAAAACTTCAGGTGCTCAGCGGCCAGCTGGGAGTTAATGTAATTTGCATTCAGACCTCACAGATTTTCCAAGATTCATGCACAAGGATgcttttttttgggtgggggaGACAGAATTCATGGGTTTTTATGCTCAGAAAGCTTTTAAAGTTGCATTTTGCCAGCACTGTTTGTTTCCCAGCAGTCAGCTGTGCTAGGTTGTTTAAAATGTCATTGATGGACTGTAAAAGCTGCTCCAGATGATGCACAGGGGTTAGATTAGTTCCTATGTGTGTGTTCCCATGAGTCTGGTTCATAAAGTGATTTCCTTCTCTGTACACAGCACAGAACCCTGAAGCAGAAAGCACCTCgaaacagaaaactgaagaGACCAAGAAGAAAAGTGAAGGGACTGAAAAGTAAGTTCTGTGCCAAAACTCTAGATAACTGtgccctgctggagctcctTTGGCTGTAGAGCCTGGTGACCCCCACACTTTGCAGGCACAACACAAGGAAAGAAGCCTTTGATCTGGTAACAGTCAGGAGCAAGGACTTGCTGTAATCTAAAGAAAACTTTGGGCTAAATGCAGAGTAGCTCTTCCCACGGGAGAGCACTGATAGCTGCTGCCCCAGTCACGAGATGTGCTCCTGAAAACAAAGCCTCCATCTGGGCAGGAGGCTGGAGTCTAATTTGGGATgaaattggaattttttatGACAACTTTAAATTGTTTTGCCATGCCCTGGTACTGTGTCTGGATTAGGAGTATCTAAAGGAGCCCAGCTTGGTAAACAGTCTTCACTTTGTAGTAGTGTGGTTGGTGTAGTGTCTGCAGAAGCTTCAGGAGGGAAGAAAATAGCTTTCAGAACTTCCTTTTGAAAAATCCTAATGCCTTTATTCTCTTGGTGTTTTCATAAAGACTAAAATCTAGTTTGGAGCACTAAACATCTGTTGAACAGGAATGTTATAAACTGTAAATCTGAGTCAAAGCCAACACAACTCTCCAACTTTTAACTTTCCTCTTGCAGAAGGCAATGGTCTCTTGATGATTTTGAAATTGGTCGTCctctggggaaaggaaaatttgggaatgtgTACCTGGCACGTGAAAAACGGAGCAAATTCATTCTTGCACTGAAAGTACTCTTTAAAACACAGCTCGAGGAGGCTGGTGTAGAACATCAACTACGAAGAGAAGTGGAAATACAGTCTCATCTTAGGTAAAGTTTAGAGGGTATTTACTGTGCTTTGTTTGCATGCAAATAAACAAAGTAACCTTGATTATGATGAGGTTTCTTCCTTATGATAAGATTTCTTTGTGTGTTGTGAACTGAAGGAACACGGAGGAGCTAGAATTCCCCTGCTTGCCTTGGAAGTGTgggggagcaggacagggaaatGAAAGGTTTTGGAGAAACACCTGGTTCAGAAGAACAATGAAATCTCTTTGCAGGCACCCCAACATTCTCAGATTATATGGCTACTTCCATGATGTGACAAGAGTCTACCTGATCCTGGAGCATGCACCTTGTGGGGAGGTCTACAGGGAGCTTCAGAGGCTCACCAAGTTTGATGAGCAAAGAACTGCTACTGTAGGTTGTTCCAGCTTCCTCTCTGTTCCTCTTGTATCTGGGATATCTGCAGGATAGAGCCAGCCCTTCAGATAGAGTTCTGGGGGAAACTGAGATTCCTTAGCTGCTAGTTGGCATCTGGGCAGGGAATGATTGGGAAGACTGAGGGCTGTGCAGGAATTTATGTTCAGAATTGCTTAATATTGCAAGGCACAGCCTGTATTACCAGGCTTCAAGGGTTAAGGAATAATTGCTTTAacttaaaattataattatgcCTCAaaaaggctgtgctgcagccagatAAATTCAGGTGACAGTATCTAAAGATTGTGGCTTAAAGGTTGTTCTTTCTGCACTCAGTACATCACAGAACTTGCAGATGCCCTCTCGTACTGTCACTCCAAGCGTGTGATCCACAGAGACATCAAGCCAGAGAACTTGCTGCTGGGATCAAATGGAGAGTTAAAAATTGCTGACTTTGGGTGGTCTGTGCATGCTCCATCTTCTAGGTGAGAAGTCAGTCTCTTGTGCACTGAAATCCTTCTGTAGTGTCAGTTTTTGTCACACAGTTGtggaagggagggaaaataCTGGGGAAAATGCTGCTGTAACAAAGGGTCTAACAGGCAACTGGTGTGACAGAGGAGGGCTGTTATCCTGGTTTTTAGTTCAAACCTTGCTGACCCTCAGAGGAAGGTTGGTGTAGGGTTACCGTGGTCCCTGAGATGACAAACCTGCACTTGGACTCAAACATTATTCTGGTAATTTGGCTATTTCTGAGAGAGTTGGAAATTGCACCTGAGAAGGGAGGAACAGGTTTGTTCTAGCACGTGGGGTGAAGAGAGGAGCTAAGACTCATTGCAGGGACTGAGATACTTTCAGAAGTAGAAAGTCCTGCTGgcttttctctcccagctgtTCTGGGTGGTGCTGAGGTACAGATGATTGCCAGCATTACTTAATTATCTTAATCAGTGATTAACTTGGACTTTTCTTCAGGAGAACAACTCTCTGTGGGACACTTGACTACCTACCTCCTGAAATGATTGAGGGAAGAGCACATGATGAAAAAGTGGATATTTGGAGTCTGGGAGTTCTGTGCTTTGAGTTCCTTGTAGGGAAACCACCTTTTGAAACAAAAACCTATCAAGAAACCTACAGAGCTATTTCCAGGGTAAGTGCCAGTGCTTATCTGGATTAGCTGGGCCACGCTTTTAGTTCTAGAAGGGCTCAGCAAACTTAAGCTTGAAGCACAATGAAAACAAACTCAAGAATATACAAATACTTTCACAAGCAGTGAGAAGCTTGTTCAGGTtacaatgaaattattttaccaATGGCAGAAAGTGCACAGCCTGcaaggctggcacagctttcAAGGGGTAACGAGTAGAGCCCTTTGGTTCTACGATTTGGTTATGGCTAAAGAACTTTTGCATCATTTTTAATGTCCTTTCTTCTTTAGGTGGAATTCAAGTTTCCTCCATTTGTAACAGAAGGTGCGAGGGATTTAATTTCCAAGCTCCTGAAGCACAACCCCTTCCAGCGCCTGCCCCTGAAGGATGtactgctccatccctggatcaCAGCAAACTCGACCAAGATTCCCACCAGCAGGAAGagtgatgctgctgccccatccAAAACATAGCTTTAGGGAGGGTGACTTGTGGGATGGACAAGAGGAGCCTTGTACTGTGACTACTGTAATGCTTACAATAGAAAAAGCAGGTCTTGGAATCTAGTGGCAATTGGGATGCAAATCCTTGGGTTGGCTGGTGTCTTAAACTCGAATTGCAGCATAAAATTATTTGAGTTCTCTCTGGAGCTTGTGGAATACTTAATGTACTTGAAATCAGTTCCACGTGGGCCAGGTTTGCTGGTGTAAGTATGAAGCTGTTGGAGGCTCTTGTGCTGAAAATGGTTCATTGTTCCACCACAAGGAAGTTGTTCTGGCTTATGGAACAGTGCAATATCCTGGAGAtgcctgctcctccctccctgggctgctcagggtgtCTTACCTGTGGTGTAACCTGAAACTGAGCAAGGTGAATGCCTTTTTCAAGTGTTCTAAAAATGACGTGGCAATTGGTTTTGTCTCTAGTTTTAAATGTGAGCACTCAACTTGTAAAATAAAGACTTGTTATACAGCACCCAGCAGGCTGAGGTTCCTTGTGGCACTGCTtggctcagcaccagcacagaacTCCTGCTCCAAGAGGTGAATTCCCAAAGTATAATTCCCACCTCTGCCAAAAAGGAAGCTCTAAGTGCTGGTACCACACAGTCATTCACcatcccacaatcccagtttAGGATTGCAAGGTAAGTACCAAATGTGTTGCTACTTCACTTGCTTGGTTTAATGAGAGCTTGGCCTGCTCTGTCCTTTTTCCAGTGAGTTTATTCAAAGATCTCCCATCTGATAACATTTTCCAGCCCTTTCTCTCAAAAGTACTTTCAGATTATGTTGGGTAACAGCAAGTAACAACACCAGATCTTTATAAAAGACACTCCTTAAACTGGACCAAGGGTCAGGCCCCTTGCCACCAAAATCAAGGCCAActcttttccaggaaaacactTAAAGCAAACTAAGAGAAAGCAATTTATTGTCTTTTCAGAATAAGACTTTGCTATTTTacaaacagttttaaaaaatgatcCTTCTACAAGCAAGGATTTCAGAATTCAAAATATATtctcaaattaatttaaaatatactttgCAAAAATCTTCATCTAAACAAACTGCCAATAGTTTATACAACCACATAAGTAATCAGAATTCTGGCCACAATTTATATGAAGCTGTTTCTTTACAGCAAGAAAACTCTAGTTTAGTGCTGGTGCCTTCTACtgacttttaaattattttattattttaaatgatttcatatgattttgaaaaaaacttTGAGTATTCCTTCTTTATCACATTTAAGACAAAACTTCCATCTCTGACATTATTCTAACTGAAGTAAACAAGGCTGCCTGAGAGTTATTTTGTAATTCTTATTCTTGGTCCACATGAAACCTGGGCCTTTCTGTTGGGGAGAAGGAGTTAAGGTGCAATTTAATGTTCTAGCTGAGGGGAGGCTGCTCATAACAAattatttcctcctttcttccctcAGCCAGCTCTTAACAAAATTCCACCCTTTCTTCCTctctagtcactaaattttaGCAAAACTAGAAAGCTATTTCAAGgtattttcctgttattttacTTAAAGCAGAGCTCAGTATGAACAGATGGGTCAGAGCCACCTCGGGGTAAGGGCAAGCACGAAGAGAATTCAGaagagagcagccagcaggtcccaaacagccccagctcttgctcagctctcacagcagcacaggcctgAGCCCAAAGCCCAGGCCTACCCCAGTGTGACACTAAGTTATCCGTTTTAGGATCAGTCTGCAGGTTGAGTGGAAGGTGAATGTGGATATCCACCCCTCCCATTAGGAAAGGCAAAGCCCCCTCATTGCTACATTCACCAGTCTCAGCCCAAAGCACAGGAATtcttcctgggaagctgggaattGGAATGTTTGCAC from Haemorhous mexicanus isolate bHaeMex1 chromosome 18, bHaeMex1.pri, whole genome shotgun sequence harbors:
- the AURKA gene encoding aurora kinase A isoform X1, which codes for MDRNVKENHAAYSGRAAKVKVANPIGDAPKRVPASQHSAQSRSLTSGAPARVLCPANFSQRVPVLPQKPPKVSNNPTQQLRPKLPQQATVRPQAASKSREKPPQAAAPGNSQNPEAESTSKQKTEETKKKSEGTEKRQWSLDDFEIGRPLGKGKFGNVYLAREKRSKFILALKVLFKTQLEEAGVEHQLRREVEIQSHLRHPNILRLYGYFHDVTRVYLILEHAPCGEVYRELQRLTKFDEQRTATYITELADALSYCHSKRVIHRDIKPENLLLGSNGELKIADFGWSVHAPSSRRTTLCGTLDYLPPEMIEGRAHDEKVDIWSLGVLCFEFLVGKPPFETKTYQETYRAISRVEFKFPPFVTEGARDLISKLLKHNPFQRLPLKDVLLHPWITANSTKIPTSRKSDAAAPSKT
- the AURKA gene encoding aurora kinase A isoform X2: MDRNVKENHAAYSGRAAKVKVANPIGDAPKRVPASQHSAQSRSLTSGAPARVLCPANFSQRVPVLPQKPPKVSNNPTQQLRPKLPQQATVRPQAASKSREKPPQAAAPAQNPEAESTSKQKTEETKKKSEGTEKRQWSLDDFEIGRPLGKGKFGNVYLAREKRSKFILALKVLFKTQLEEAGVEHQLRREVEIQSHLRHPNILRLYGYFHDVTRVYLILEHAPCGEVYRELQRLTKFDEQRTATYITELADALSYCHSKRVIHRDIKPENLLLGSNGELKIADFGWSVHAPSSRRTTLCGTLDYLPPEMIEGRAHDEKVDIWSLGVLCFEFLVGKPPFETKTYQETYRAISRVEFKFPPFVTEGARDLISKLLKHNPFQRLPLKDVLLHPWITANSTKIPTSRKSDAAAPSKT
- the AURKA gene encoding aurora kinase A isoform X3, which produces MDRNVKENHAAYSGRAAKVANPIGDAPKRVPASQHSAQSRSLTSGAPARVLCPANFSQRVPVLPQKPPKVSNNPTQQLRPKLPQQATVRPQAASKSREKPPQAAAPGNSQNPEAESTSKQKTEETKKKSEGTEKRQWSLDDFEIGRPLGKGKFGNVYLAREKRSKFILALKVLFKTQLEEAGVEHQLRREVEIQSHLRHPNILRLYGYFHDVTRVYLILEHAPCGEVYRELQRLTKFDEQRTATYITELADALSYCHSKRVIHRDIKPENLLLGSNGELKIADFGWSVHAPSSRRTTLCGTLDYLPPEMIEGRAHDEKVDIWSLGVLCFEFLVGKPPFETKTYQETYRAISRVEFKFPPFVTEGARDLISKLLKHNPFQRLPLKDVLLHPWITANSTKIPTSRKSDAAAPSKT
- the AURKA gene encoding aurora kinase A isoform X4, with translation MDRNVKENHAAYSGRAAKVANPIGDAPKRVPASQHSAQSRSLTSGAPARVLCPANFSQRVPVLPQKPPKVSNNPTQQLRPKLPQQATVRPQAASKSREKPPQAAAPAQNPEAESTSKQKTEETKKKSEGTEKRQWSLDDFEIGRPLGKGKFGNVYLAREKRSKFILALKVLFKTQLEEAGVEHQLRREVEIQSHLRHPNILRLYGYFHDVTRVYLILEHAPCGEVYRELQRLTKFDEQRTATYITELADALSYCHSKRVIHRDIKPENLLLGSNGELKIADFGWSVHAPSSRRTTLCGTLDYLPPEMIEGRAHDEKVDIWSLGVLCFEFLVGKPPFETKTYQETYRAISRVEFKFPPFVTEGARDLISKLLKHNPFQRLPLKDVLLHPWITANSTKIPTSRKSDAAAPSKT